The following are encoded in a window of Candidatus Cloacimonadota bacterium genomic DNA:
- the dnaJ gene encoding molecular chaperone DnaJ — MAKRDYYEVLGVQKNASDSEIKKAYRKLAMKFHPDKNKDNKEAEEKFKEASEAYEVLSDKDKRSRYDQFGHAGLEGAFGSGGFSWSDFTHASDFEDIFSGFGGLGSIFESFFGGSGFGGRRSSRRSNRGEDLQISLSLTLEEIAKGIDKKIKINVKENCDKCNGTGSADGKVQSCSQCHGSGQVMQTTRSLFGQMQTVVTCPSCHGEGKIIKNRCPKCNGDGRATHAKTINVHIPAGVSEGQYIRLRGEGNSGKRNGPKGDILVLIHEKEHKIFERNDADLVCEFPISFSQAALGSEIHCPTLSGKVKMKIPAGTQSGKVFRLRSQGLPHVNSTYHGDLYVKVIVITPTRLNFQEKELFQKLAAFDSEKKLQPGKSFFSKLKEFFV, encoded by the coding sequence TATTACGAAGTTCTGGGAGTTCAGAAAAATGCTTCCGATTCAGAGATAAAGAAGGCATATCGCAAGTTGGCGATGAAGTTTCATCCCGACAAAAATAAAGACAACAAAGAAGCAGAAGAAAAATTCAAGGAAGCATCCGAAGCCTATGAAGTTCTTTCTGATAAAGATAAACGATCCAGATATGACCAGTTCGGTCATGCCGGATTGGAAGGAGCATTCGGTAGCGGCGGATTCAGTTGGAGCGACTTTACTCATGCTTCGGATTTTGAAGATATCTTCAGCGGATTCGGTGGTTTGGGAAGCATTTTCGAGAGTTTTTTCGGAGGAAGTGGTTTCGGAGGAAGAAGAAGTTCCAGGAGAAGTAATCGCGGGGAAGATTTGCAGATATCACTTTCTCTAACTTTAGAAGAAATTGCCAAAGGGATCGATAAAAAGATCAAGATCAATGTCAAAGAAAATTGTGATAAATGTAACGGTACCGGTTCTGCTGACGGAAAAGTTCAATCCTGTTCGCAATGTCACGGTTCCGGTCAAGTTATGCAGACAACTCGCTCTTTGTTCGGACAAATGCAGACTGTCGTAACCTGTCCATCTTGTCATGGTGAAGGAAAGATCATCAAAAACAGATGTCCGAAATGTAATGGTGACGGTAGAGCAACACACGCAAAGACGATCAATGTTCATATTCCGGCAGGTGTATCGGAAGGGCAATATATTCGTCTGCGAGGTGAAGGAAACAGCGGAAAAAGAAATGGACCGAAAGGTGATATTCTCGTTCTTATCCATGAAAAAGAACACAAGATCTTTGAGCGAAACGATGCAGACCTGGTTTGCGAATTCCCGATCAGTTTTTCACAGGCAGCTCTCGGTTCGGAAATCCATTGTCCGACTCTTTCCGGGAAAGTTAAAATGAAAATTCCGGCTGGAACGCAGTCCGGAAAAGTGTTCCGTTTACGCTCACAAGGTCTGCCGCATGTAAATAGCACTTATCACGGTGATCTTTATGTGAAAGTTATTGTCATCACACCCACGAGATTGAATTTCCAGGAAAAGGAATTGTTCCAGAAACTGGCAGCTTTTGATTCCGAAAAGAAACTCCAACCCG